In Bacteroidales bacterium, one DNA window encodes the following:
- a CDS encoding type II toxin-antitoxin system RelE/ParE family toxin, whose protein sequence is MATKIEWSEKSVSNLNHIYDFIAKDSPTYAKRFVKSLIETTEKQLFKFPLIGRPAPEFQNTPVNFLKEVMYKGYRIIYLHSDSSEKICIIAVINGRQDIIKNVKPDWVL, encoded by the coding sequence ATGGCAACAAAAATAGAATGGTCTGAAAAATCCGTCAGTAATTTAAATCATATATACGATTTTATTGCTAAAGATTCTCCTACTTATGCTAAACGTTTTGTTAAAAGTTTAATAGAAACTACCGAAAAACAACTTTTTAAATTTCCTCTTATCGGCAGACCTGCGCCTGAGTTTCAGAATACTCCTGTTAATTTCCTTAAAGAAGTTATGTACAAAGGATATAGAATTATTTATCTGCATTCAGATTCTTCTGAGAAAATTTGTATAATTGCTGTTATTAATGGCAGGCAGGATATAATTAAAAATGTGAAGCCGGATTGGGTTTTATAA
- a CDS encoding radical SAM protein: MKNKHPRKVPYLLFSDEKGNLFEDKNMEAVGKAGKKILKLKPEDFIELPDGSDFFQLPERKPIGFNPKTNKFEICSKGSAVAAFVAPAYTQLYFSAYEKNNDAVILPLYAYTAIGWLDNKFYTTAIRIDDDIRQDCEQFNQKIVIRNAKQMLKANPKNRLLTHIGHCATVYFCPAARNYFLKRWEMPLPTSPSCNSNCLGCISYQPKENKIKSTQNRIEFVPTVDEIVEIAVPHLENAPKPIVSFGQGCEGEPLLVWKVIRDAIKEIRKKTDKGIINLNTNGSKPDTVDELFKAGLDSIRVSLNSSQKELYNIYYLPKNYSFEDVIESMKIGRKYKKWVSINYFTFPGITDSVDEFEELKKILKYTNASMIQWRNFNIDPDWYMEKVGIKETTEILGIKNIMNELKKEFPKLVYGYFNPPKERIIK; the protein is encoded by the coding sequence ATGAAAAACAAACATCCACGCAAAGTTCCGTATTTACTTTTCAGTGATGAGAAGGGAAATTTATTTGAAGATAAAAATATGGAGGCAGTTGGCAAAGCAGGGAAAAAAATATTAAAATTAAAACCCGAAGATTTTATTGAACTTCCCGATGGAAGTGATTTTTTTCAATTGCCCGAAAGAAAACCAATTGGCTTCAATCCAAAAACAAATAAATTTGAAATATGTAGCAAAGGTTCTGCTGTTGCCGCTTTTGTTGCCCCTGCATATACACAACTTTATTTTTCTGCTTACGAAAAAAATAATGATGCGGTCATTCTTCCTTTATATGCATACACCGCAATCGGCTGGCTCGACAATAAATTTTATACAACCGCAATAAGAATCGATGATGATATAAGGCAGGATTGTGAGCAATTCAATCAGAAAATTGTAATACGCAATGCAAAGCAAATGCTAAAGGCAAATCCGAAAAATCGTTTACTGACGCATATTGGACATTGTGCAACAGTTTATTTTTGTCCTGCTGCACGAAATTATTTTTTAAAACGATGGGAAATGCCTCTGCCAACTTCCCCTTCATGCAATTCAAATTGTCTTGGTTGCATTTCATATCAGCCGAAAGAAAATAAAATAAAATCTACGCAAAACAGAATAGAATTTGTTCCTACAGTTGATGAAATTGTTGAAATAGCTGTGCCACATCTTGAAAATGCACCCAAACCAATTGTTAGTTTCGGACAGGGCTGCGAAGGCGAGCCATTGCTTGTGTGGAAAGTAATTCGTGATGCAATAAAAGAAATACGAAAAAAAACCGATAAGGGAATTATAAATTTGAACACAAACGGCAGCAAACCCGATACAGTTGATGAGCTTTTTAAAGCTGGATTAGACAGTATTCGTGTAAGTTTGAACAGTTCGCAAAAAGAATTATATAATATATATTATTTACCTAAAAATTATTCTTTCGAAGATGTAATTGAATCAATGAAAATAGGAAGAAAATACAAAAAGTGGGTTTCGATAAATTATTTTACTTTTCCCGGAATTACCGATTCTGTTGATGAATTTGAGGAATTAAAAAAAATATTAAAATACACCAATGCTTCAATGATTCAGTGGCGCAATTTTAATATTGACCCCGATTGGTATATGGAAAAGGTTGGCATAAAAGAAACTACAGAAATTCTCGGAATAAAAAATATAATGAATGAATTAAAAAAAGAATTTCCGAAACTTGTGTATGGATACTTCAATCCACCAAAAGAAAGAATAATAAAATAA
- a CDS encoding TlpA disulfide reductase family protein, with product MNRINKKIAAIIVIFLCITLSSFINYPASDKSIVGTEIGNMAPELKFEGVDGKILSLSSLKGKIVLVDFWASWCRPCRMENPNLVATYNKFKDKKFKNAKGFEIFSVSLDMDKNAWITTIKSDNLIWQYHVSDLKGWYSEAAKIYGVGSIPTNFLLDAKGIIIAKGLRGGNLDYELSKLVK from the coding sequence ATGAACAGAATAAACAAAAAAATCGCAGCAATAATTGTAATATTTTTATGTATTACATTAAGTAGTTTTATTAATTATCCGGCATCTGATAAATCGATAGTGGGAACTGAAATTGGTAATATGGCACCTGAGTTGAAATTTGAAGGAGTTGACGGAAAAATTTTATCTCTTTCTTCATTAAAGGGGAAAATAGTATTGGTTGATTTCTGGGCTTCGTGGTGCAGACCTTGTCGAATGGAAAACCCTAATTTAGTGGCTACATATAATAAATTCAAAGACAAAAAATTTAAAAATGCTAAAGGTTTTGAAATATTCAGTGTTTCACTTGATATGGATAAAAACGCGTGGATTACTACTATTAAAAGCGATAACCTTATTTGGCAATATCATGTCAGCGATTTAAAAGGATGGTATTCCGAAGCAGCAAAAATTTATGGAGTAGGTTCAATTCCTACAAATTTTCTTCTCGATGCGAAAGGAATAATTATTGCAAAGGGCTTGCGCGGCGGCAACCTTGATTATGAACTAAGCAAGCTGGTGAAATAA
- a CDS encoding glycosyltransferase family 2 protein, with protein MSLQKTAVIILNWNGKVFLEKFLPAVVKYSSGIAEIIIADNSSKDDSINFLETNFPEVRIIEFKENFGFSKGYNEALKNVTADYFVLLNTDIEVTENWLQPVIKMMENDKNIGACQPKLLSYNDKKKFEYAGGAGGYIDKFGYPFCRGRIFQNIEEDKSQYNDAVEIFWATGACMFVRADLFRVIGGLDDDFFAHMEEIDFCWRLKNAGYKIMYCPDSVVYHVGGGTLPKNNSRKTYLNFRNNLSLLYKNLPENKFHRIFLLRFILDGIAAFRFLAEGHILDFIAVAKAHFSFYFSIRKLDKKRKLMSHRKVSCIYQRNIVWDYFVNKIKLFTQLNSSDFSK; from the coding sequence ATGTCTTTGCAAAAAACAGCAGTAATAATTTTAAACTGGAATGGAAAAGTTTTTCTCGAAAAATTTTTACCTGCTGTTGTTAAATACAGCTCTGGTATTGCCGAAATAATAATTGCCGACAATAGCTCAAAAGATGATTCAATAAATTTTCTTGAAACAAATTTTCCTGAAGTCAGAATTATTGAATTTAAAGAAAATTTCGGTTTTTCAAAAGGATATAACGAAGCACTTAAAAATGTTACTGCCGATTATTTTGTGCTGCTGAACACCGATATTGAAGTTACAGAAAACTGGCTCCAGCCGGTAATTAAAATGATGGAAAATGATAAAAATATCGGAGCATGTCAGCCAAAATTATTATCATACAACGACAAGAAAAAATTTGAATATGCAGGTGGCGCTGGAGGGTACATTGATAAGTTCGGTTATCCGTTTTGCAGAGGAAGAATTTTTCAAAATATTGAAGAAGATAAAAGTCAATATAATGATGCAGTTGAAATTTTTTGGGCAACCGGTGCATGTATGTTTGTGAGAGCCGATTTGTTCAGAGTTATTGGAGGACTCGATGACGATTTTTTTGCACACATGGAAGAAATAGATTTTTGCTGGCGTTTGAAAAATGCCGGCTATAAAATAATGTACTGCCCCGATTCTGTGGTTTATCACGTTGGAGGGGGTACATTACCGAAAAATAATTCACGCAAAACATATCTGAATTTCAGAAACAATCTTTCATTGCTTTACAAAAATCTTCCTGAAAATAAATTTCACAGAATATTTTTATTGCGATTTATTTTAGATGGCATTGCCGCTTTTCGTTTTTTAGCCGAAGGACATATTTTAGATTTTATTGCAGTTGCAAAAGCTCATTTTTCATTTTATTTTTCAATACGAAAACTTGATAAAAAAAGAAAACTCATGAGCCACCGTAAAGTAAGTTGCATTTATCAAAGAAATATTGTTTGGGATTATTTTGTAAATAAAATAAAACTCTTCACGCAATTAAATTCATCTGATTTTTCAAAATAA
- a CDS encoding amidophosphoribosyltransferase: protein MSEQIKHECGIALIRLLKPLEYYQKKYGTVLYGLNKMYLLMEKQHNRGQDGAGVACIKFDVESGSEYINRLRSNSSSPIKDIFDEIYSNFEQLNNKSPELLSDAKWLKKNIPFIAELYLGHLRYGTFGKNSKKDCHPLLRQNNWLTRNLVIAGNFNLTNVDELFDILVQKGQHPFEKSDTTTILEKIGHFLDKEVEKTFRKFKEKGLDNIAITNKISEELDILNILKGSCKKWDGGYVIAGLFGHGDAFVIRDPSGIRPAFYYNDDEVVVVTSERPAIQTAFNVHFKNVKELSPGNALIIKKDGRVIKQIFKEPTERKACSFERIYFSRGTDAQIYQERKMLGKLLSKYVLNAVNNDLENTVFSFIPNTAEVAFYGLIEGVEDFCNEIKKEEIFKAGNNLTKSKLHELLKIHPRVEKIAVKDVKLRTFITQDNQREDLAAHVYDVTYGIVRDHIDTLVVMDDSIVRGTTLKQSIIRILDRLNPKKIIVVSSAPQIRYPDCYGIDMAKLGDFVAFQAAIMLLKEREQEKIIDEVYKKAKAQEKLPKEKIKNVVKQIYEPFSSKEISQKITEIVKPENLKAELQIIYQSIDNLHLASPNNQGDWYFTGEYPTPGGNKVANRSFINYIEGRNERAY from the coding sequence ATGAGTGAGCAAATAAAACATGAATGTGGTATAGCTCTGATAAGGCTTCTTAAACCTCTTGAGTATTATCAGAAAAAATATGGAACGGTTCTTTATGGATTGAACAAAATGTATCTCCTCATGGAAAAGCAACACAACAGAGGTCAGGATGGTGCCGGTGTTGCCTGCATAAAATTTGATGTTGAGTCGGGAAGCGAATACATTAACCGCTTACGGTCAAATTCCTCTTCTCCCATTAAAGATATTTTTGATGAAATATATTCCAATTTTGAACAGTTAAATAATAAATCACCCGAATTATTAAGTGATGCAAAGTGGCTTAAAAAAAATATTCCTTTTATAGCAGAACTTTACCTTGGTCACCTGCGTTACGGGACATTCGGAAAAAACAGCAAAAAAGATTGTCATCCTTTGCTCAGACAGAACAACTGGTTAACACGAAACCTTGTTATTGCCGGAAATTTCAATCTTACAAATGTTGATGAACTTTTTGATATTCTTGTTCAGAAAGGACAACATCCTTTTGAAAAATCTGATACAACTACAATTCTTGAAAAAATAGGTCATTTCCTTGATAAAGAAGTTGAAAAAACATTCAGGAAGTTTAAAGAAAAAGGTCTTGATAATATTGCAATAACAAATAAAATTTCCGAAGAACTTGATATTTTAAATATTTTAAAGGGTTCGTGCAAGAAGTGGGACGGAGGATATGTGATAGCCGGTTTATTCGGACATGGTGATGCATTTGTTATCCGCGACCCGTCGGGTATTCGTCCTGCATTTTATTATAATGATGATGAAGTTGTTGTTGTAACTTCGGAACGACCGGCAATTCAAACTGCATTTAATGTTCATTTTAAAAATGTGAAAGAATTAAGTCCTGGAAATGCTTTAATTATTAAAAAAGATGGACGTGTAATCAAACAAATATTTAAGGAACCTACGGAAAGAAAGGCATGTTCATTTGAACGCATATATTTTTCAAGAGGTACCGATGCACAGATTTATCAGGAAAGAAAAATGCTCGGTAAGCTGCTGAGCAAGTATGTTCTCAATGCCGTTAATAACGATCTTGAAAACACCGTATTTTCATTTATTCCCAATACTGCCGAAGTGGCTTTCTATGGCTTGATTGAAGGCGTTGAAGATTTCTGCAATGAAATTAAAAAAGAAGAAATTTTTAAAGCCGGAAATAATTTAACAAAAAGTAAACTTCACGAATTGCTGAAAATTCATCCGAGAGTTGAAAAAATTGCCGTGAAAGATGTTAAGCTAAGAACTTTTATAACTCAGGATAATCAGCGCGAAGACCTTGCCGCCCACGTTTATGATGTTACTTACGGAATTGTACGCGACCACATTGACACACTTGTTGTAATGGATGACTCTATAGTTCGGGGTACAACTTTAAAACAAAGTATTATCAGAATTCTTGACCGGTTAAATCCTAAAAAAATAATAGTTGTTTCGTCGGCTCCGCAAATCCGCTATCCCGATTGTTATGGAATTGACATGGCAAAACTCGGCGATTTTGTTGCTTTTCAGGCAGCAATTATGTTGCTTAAAGAAAGAGAGCAGGAAAAAATAATTGATGAGGTTTATAAAAAAGCAAAAGCTCAGGAAAAACTTCCGAAAGAGAAAATAAAAAATGTTGTAAAGCAAATTTATGAACCATTTTCATCTAAAGAAATTTCACAAAAAATAACCGAAATAGTAAAACCAGAAAACTTAAAAGCCGAATTGCAGATTATTTATCAGTCAATAGATAATTTACATCTGGCTTCACCCAACAATCAGGGTGATTGGTATTTTACCGGCGAATACCCCACACCCGGTGGAAACAAAGTTGCAAACCGTTCTTTTATTAACTATATTGAAGGAAGAAACGAAAGAGCATACTGA
- a CDS encoding M20/M25/M40 family metallo-hydrolase — MIFRVFYILILFIFSAFGSIAQDINYARKIIDTLCSESMHGRGFVNDGDKIAANYIKDRYSEAKLKFFTDDYFQYFTVSLNVLPKKIFFKINNNELVPAVDYLVSSASPSTKGTFKVVTLNKDVISNEQKFEKFKSNNFYDKVLIVDRKGVEDTVQRELFDALKYYNIFKAKGIINIVDGKLSWRLSDAIQKADYFTINLLREKYIDTVKEVTVDINSSYYKNYKTQNVIGYISGKSKPDSFIVFTAHYDHLGQMGENVYFPGANDNACGVAASLDLAKFYSKPENQQEYSVAFIAFSGEETGLFGSKYFCENPLFPLDKIKFLINLDVIGTGEDGITVVNGTKFEKEFNAIVKINDEKKYFKTVNKRGEAANSDHYYFYKNGVKAVFIYTMGGKVEGHSINDNPGKLPMTKYNELFKLITEFVSTF; from the coding sequence ATGATATTTAGAGTTTTTTATATTCTGATTTTATTTATTTTCTCTGCATTTGGCTCAATTGCTCAGGATATTAATTATGCTAGAAAAATAATTGATACACTTTGTTCCGAATCAATGCACGGCAGAGGATTTGTAAATGATGGCGATAAAATTGCCGCAAATTACATCAAAGACAGATATTCTGAAGCAAAACTCAAATTTTTTACTGATGATTATTTTCAATATTTCACTGTTTCGCTTAATGTTTTGCCAAAAAAAATATTTTTTAAAATAAATAATAATGAATTGGTTCCTGCTGTTGATTATCTTGTTTCATCAGCATCACCTTCAACTAAAGGAACATTTAAAGTTGTTACATTAAATAAAGATGTAATTTCAAACGAACAGAAATTTGAAAAATTCAAGAGTAATAATTTTTATGATAAGGTTTTAATTGTTGACAGAAAAGGTGTTGAAGACACCGTTCAAAGAGAACTTTTTGATGCGTTAAAGTATTATAATATTTTTAAAGCAAAAGGAATTATAAACATTGTTGACGGAAAACTATCATGGCGGCTCTCTGATGCAATTCAAAAAGCTGATTATTTTACAATAAATTTATTAAGAGAAAAATATATTGACACTGTTAAAGAGGTTACAGTTGACATTAACAGCAGTTATTATAAAAATTATAAAACACAAAATGTAATAGGATACATTTCCGGAAAATCAAAACCAGATTCATTCATTGTATTTACTGCTCATTATGACCATCTCGGACAGATGGGCGAAAATGTATATTTTCCGGGAGCAAATGATAATGCATGCGGAGTTGCTGCATCACTTGATTTAGCAAAGTTTTATTCAAAACCCGAAAATCAGCAGGAATATTCCGTTGCTTTCATCGCATTTAGCGGTGAAGAAACCGGACTTTTCGGCTCAAAGTATTTTTGCGAAAATCCTTTGTTCCCACTTGATAAAATAAAGTTTCTCATCAATCTCGATGTTATCGGTACAGGCGAAGATGGAATAACTGTTGTAAATGGAACAAAATTCGAAAAAGAATTTAATGCAATTGTTAAAATTAATGATGAAAAAAAATATTTTAAAACCGTTAATAAACGCGGAGAAGCAGCAAACAGCGACCATTATTATTTTTATAAAAACGGAGTGAAAGCAGTATTTATATATACAATGGGCGGAAAAGTTGAAGGGCATAGTATAAATGATAATCCCGGAAAATTACCTATGACAAAGTATAATGAGCTTTTTAAACTTATAACCGAATTTGTTTCTACTTTCTAA
- the dut gene encoding dUTP diphosphatase — MKIKIVSKSKHNLPEYETGASAGMDLRANIDESVLLKPLERALIPTGLFIELPVGYEAQVRPRSGLAFKKGVTVLNTPGTIDADYRGEIKVILVNLSNENYSVENGERVAQMIISSHEKAEWLKVEELEETKRGAGGFGHTGVK, encoded by the coding sequence ATGAAAATAAAAATTGTCTCCAAATCAAAGCACAACCTTCCTGAATATGAAACAGGAGCATCCGCAGGAATGGACTTAAGAGCAAATATTGACGAGTCGGTTTTATTAAAACCTTTAGAACGGGCTTTAATTCCTACGGGTTTATTTATTGAACTGCCGGTTGGATATGAAGCACAGGTGCGTCCAAGAAGCGGACTTGCATTTAAAAAAGGAGTTACCGTTTTAAATACTCCCGGAACTATTGATGCCGATTATCGCGGTGAAATAAAAGTTATTTTAGTAAATTTATCAAACGAAAATTATTCAGTTGAGAATGGCGAAAGAGTGGCGCAGATGATAATTTCATCACACGAAAAAGCTGAATGGCTCAAGGTTGAAGAACTTGAGGAAACAAAACGGGGAGCAGGCGGGTTCGGACACACAGGAGTTAAATAA
- a CDS encoding transglycosylase domain-containing protein, producing MKDFLKNISAKVLEKIKSFRKKDKPKLPLKKRILRYVIYFFVFLFLYFGCVDLNILWLFGRSPKMRELKNPKLNVASELYSADGKLIGKFFNENRTPVKYKQISPILIKALIATEDNRFYEHSGIDFKALLSVFWSIMKGDARGGSTITQQLVKNLFKTRANYSRGLFGYIPFVKTIIYKTKEWITAVKIEANFKKEEILTMYFNTVDFGSNAYGIKTAAKTFFNTTPDNLNAEQSALLVGILKAPTFYSPIMNPENALKRRNIVLRQMLKYAIINQKEHDKYVTLPILLDYKVENNYDGNASYFREAVYNSLKEWLKENNYDLYADGLKIYSTIDSKLQQYAEAAVAEHMKKLQKKFNQHWEDKNPWIDGRGNEISGFIENVARETSTYKYLSIKYKNNKDSVNYYMNKPHRMRVFTWKGERDTTLSPMDSIRYYKKFLHAGFFTIDPFTSFIKTWVGDINFKYFKYDHVKQSKRQPGSTFKAFVYAAALENGFGPCDKMIDKPVIVNYVEKGQKKTWTPHNADGVFTGEEVTLKYAFAKSINCIAVQVMQEIGWKKVIEYAHKLGIKTPLADVPSVCLGSCDVSLYELVNAFCPFINEGYYIEPVLVTKITDKNGKVLYEYKENKKRVLTEETAFLMQEMLRGGLHEPGGTTQALFEYDLFKDWRNDFGGKTGTSTNYSDGWFIGVTKNLISGSWVGGEQRCIHFRNPENGEGCHTALPIYGIFMEKVFKDNKFDYVKGQFPKPKIKISKSYTCHTRIEKLDSIGAAKDTIKTSGDLGE from the coding sequence GTGAAAGATTTTTTAAAAAATATTTCTGCAAAAGTTTTAGAAAAAATAAAATCTTTTCGCAAAAAAGATAAGCCGAAGCTGCCGCTAAAAAAGCGAATTCTTAGATATGTTATTTATTTTTTCGTATTTTTATTTTTATATTTTGGTTGCGTTGACCTCAATATTCTGTGGCTTTTCGGAAGGTCGCCGAAAATGCGTGAACTCAAAAATCCCAAACTTAATGTTGCCTCCGAATTATATTCAGCCGACGGAAAATTAATAGGAAAATTTTTTAACGAAAATCGAACCCCTGTCAAATATAAACAAATTTCACCTATTTTAATTAAAGCATTAATTGCAACCGAAGACAACAGATTTTATGAACATTCCGGAATTGACTTCAAAGCACTTCTTTCTGTTTTCTGGTCAATAATGAAAGGTGATGCACGCGGAGGCAGTACTATTACACAGCAATTAGTAAAAAACTTATTCAAAACCAGAGCAAATTATTCGAGAGGTTTATTCGGATATATTCCTTTTGTTAAAACAATTATTTATAAAACAAAAGAATGGATAACGGCAGTTAAAATTGAAGCAAACTTCAAAAAAGAAGAAATTCTTACGATGTATTTCAACACCGTTGACTTCGGAAGCAACGCCTACGGGATAAAAACAGCAGCAAAAACTTTTTTTAACACAACTCCCGATAACTTAAATGCCGAACAATCAGCTTTGCTTGTGGGTATTTTAAAGGCACCAACATTTTACAGTCCGATTATGAATCCCGAAAATGCTTTGAAAAGAAGAAATATAGTTCTCCGACAAATGCTGAAATACGCTATAATTAATCAGAAAGAACATGATAAATATGTTACACTTCCGATTTTACTCGATTACAAAGTTGAAAATAATTACGACGGAAATGCTTCATATTTCAGGGAAGCCGTTTATAATTCACTCAAAGAATGGCTGAAGGAAAATAATTACGATTTATATGCAGATGGCTTGAAAATTTATTCAACTATAGATTCAAAATTACAGCAATACGCCGAAGCAGCAGTGGCTGAGCACATGAAGAAATTGCAAAAAAAATTCAATCAACATTGGGAAGATAAAAACCCGTGGATTGATGGAAGAGGCAATGAAATAAGCGGTTTTATTGAAAATGTAGCAAGGGAAACAAGCACTTACAAATATCTTTCAATAAAATATAAAAATAATAAGGATTCTGTAAATTATTATATGAACAAACCTCATAGGATGAGAGTTTTTACTTGGAAAGGTGAAAGAGATACAACGCTCAGTCCGATGGATTCAATAAGATACTATAAAAAATTTCTTCATGCAGGCTTTTTTACAATCGACCCTTTTACAAGTTTCATTAAAACATGGGTTGGTGATATTAATTTTAAATATTTTAAATACGACCATGTAAAGCAATCGAAGCGTCAACCCGGTTCAACATTTAAAGCATTTGTTTATGCGGCAGCGTTGGAAAACGGATTCGGTCCTTGCGACAAAATGATTGACAAACCCGTAATAGTTAATTATGTTGAAAAAGGTCAAAAGAAAACATGGACTCCACATAACGCCGATGGTGTATTTACAGGCGAAGAAGTTACTCTGAAATATGCTTTTGCAAAATCAATCAATTGCATTGCCGTTCAGGTTATGCAGGAAATAGGATGGAAAAAGGTAATTGAATATGCACATAAACTCGGAATAAAAACTCCTTTAGCTGATGTTCCTTCTGTATGTCTTGGCTCATGCGATGTTTCGCTTTATGAACTTGTTAATGCATTTTGTCCTTTTATAAATGAAGGATATTATATCGAGCCGGTTTTGGTTACAAAAATTACAGATAAAAACGGAAAGGTTTTATATGAATATAAAGAAAATAAAAAGCGTGTTCTGACTGAAGAAACTGCTTTTCTGATGCAGGAAATGCTGAGAGGTGGATTACATGAGCCCGGTGGAACCACACAGGCATTGTTTGAATATGATTTATTCAAAGATTGGCGAAATGATTTCGGCGGAAAAACAGGTACTTCTACAAATTATTCCGACGGATGGTTTATCGGTGTTACAAAAAACCTTATTTCCGGCTCATGGGTTGGCGGCGAACAAAGATGCATTCATTTTAGAAATCCCGAAAACGGAGAAGGATGCCATACAGCATTGCCTATTTACGGAATTTTTATGGAAAAAGTTTTTAAAGATAATAAATTTGATTACGTGAAAGGACAATTTCCAAAGCCAAAAATTAAAATTTCAAAATCATACACCTGCCATACACGTATTGAAAAACTTGATAGCATAGGAGCTGCCAAAGATACTATTAAAACTTCCGGAGATTTGGGAGAGTAA
- a CDS encoding sugar phosphate nucleotidyltransferase, with product MKIIIPMAGMGKRMRPHTLTIPKPLIPIAGKPIIQHLVEDLSKVCKEKIEEIAFVTGFFGDDVEQDLLRIAKNAGSKGKIFYQENALGTAHAVLCAEKILEGKIIVAFADTLFKANFAIDDSYDGTVWVHKVSNPSAFGVVKINNENIITDFIEKPKTFVSDLAIIGIYYFKDGENLKKELQHLVNSNIQKEGEFQLTDALQNMTKNGKKLTVGKIDEWLDCGNKNATVYTNQRILGLKKNENLVSKNIIVNNSLIIKPCYIGEEVELANSIIGPYVSIGNGTKISNSLIANSIIQENAVIENANIDNSMIGSYVEYQGNRNNLNIGDYTSITQDL from the coding sequence ATGAAGATTATAATTCCAATGGCGGGGATGGGGAAAAGAATGCGTCCTCATACTCTTACAATACCAAAGCCATTAATACCGATTGCAGGAAAGCCCATAATACAACATCTGGTTGAAGATTTATCAAAAGTATGCAAGGAAAAAATTGAAGAAATAGCTTTTGTTACAGGTTTTTTTGGTGATGATGTTGAACAGGACTTGCTTAGAATTGCAAAAAACGCAGGTTCTAAAGGCAAAATTTTTTATCAGGAAAATGCACTCGGTACGGCACATGCGGTTCTTTGTGCTGAAAAAATACTCGAAGGAAAAATTATTGTTGCTTTTGCAGATACCTTATTTAAAGCTAATTTTGCAATAGATGATTCTTATGACGGAACGGTATGGGTTCATAAAGTCAGCAATCCAAGTGCTTTCGGCGTTGTAAAAATAAACAACGAAAATATTATCACAGACTTTATCGAGAAACCTAAAACTTTCGTTTCCGACCTTGCAATTATCGGGATTTATTATTTTAAAGATGGTGAAAATCTTAAAAAAGAATTACAACATCTTGTTAACAGCAACATTCAAAAAGAAGGTGAATTCCAGCTTACCGATGCTTTGCAGAATATGACAAAAAATGGAAAAAAATTAACTGTCGGCAAGATTGATGAATGGCTAGATTGCGGAAATAAAAATGCTACGGTTTATACAAATCAGCGAATTCTTGGATTGAAAAAAAACGAAAACCTTGTTTCTAAAAATATTATTGTAAATAATTCTCTGATAATAAAACCGTGCTATATAGGAGAAGAAGTTGAACTTGCAAATTCAATTATAGGTCCTTATGTTTCCATTGGTAATGGTACAAAAATAAGCAACTCTTTAATTGCAAACAGCATCATTCAGGAAAATGCAGTAATTGAAAATGCAAACATTGATAATTCAATGATTGGAAGTTATGTTGAATATCAGGGAAACAGAAATAATCTTAACATTGGCGATTATACTTCAATTACACAGGACTTGTAA